Genomic window (Nymphaea colorata isolate Beijing-Zhang1983 chromosome 1, ASM883128v2, whole genome shotgun sequence):
caagtctttcttttagtttctaAACCGATTGATTGAGTGGAAGTCAACACACCATTCTCAGTTGGGTCAACCTGCCTCCATCCGATATACAGTTTTCATCGAGGTTCTTTTCTGCTTCTTTATCATTGCCATTATCCTTCAATCTGCTGCTCTAATCCCCGGTTTGTCAGTTTCTTCATTTTGGATTCGGTTAGCGCTGAAGTTAAGAACCTTTTTTAGGTGGCTGaattacaattttaaaaattttaacagagatGAAACTTTTTATATCAGCTAAACAAAGTCTTTCAAAAATacgtgtaatttttttttttttctgtaaaaagTTTGAGTTGAGACGTCCAGGAATGCAGATTGCAGAATATTTAAAAGCTTTGATCCGTCCAGAGTCATATAATTTTCCACCTCTGcactttcttgttttgattggatttggatatgaaagaatgaaacgTTGTTGGAATTTGTTTTTGCATAATCGGATCCGGATGTCTGTGAGAGTCAAATATATGCCATTTAATCACAAACAGAGCTTGTTCGAGCTTATCTGATTACGAATCGTTCGATTCATGCAACACATCGAGATTAAACTCAATTGCAAATCATGACGAAGATATGAAATGATTTGGTATACATGAAAAACTAAGAAACAAATTAACGTAAAAAAGCAGACGCATAGagtttatgaaaataaaatatttgtatTCACATATACAATACTaacctcatttttttattaatgaacaTAAACAAGTTGATTTGATTAGTCACATGCTGTTCATATGCTTGGCTCGCGAGCCGGCTCAAGTTCGAACTAAGTTGTTCGTCTCTCATCCTTTGATTTCACCTGAAAAGAAAAGTAAACGATACGCATCTAATTACTTTATAAAATGATACATAAAAGTAATTAACGGCAAACACTCTGGCTGCAACGTGCAAGTAAGTATCGCGTAGATGTTACGCGACACTTACTTGCACGTTGCAGCCACGGTGTTTGCCTAATTTTTTGAGTTAATTACTTGACTTATTGTATGCATCATTTTATAAAGTAGGCGTGTCAGTCAGTAAGATTGGGTTTCGAATCAAGTATCCAACAAGAACCCCGTACTCGTCCGAGCTcaggctaaaaaaaaaaaatgaatgagccCGACTGAGCACGGTTCTGCCAGACAAGATTtgtttaatgcattttttatttatttatatatatgattataatGTTGTATTactattaattatatttatatattattatatatttaaaatatatatttctcaagCTCAGGTTTTAGATGTTGGGCCGGGGCCAAGCACTGGTTTTGAGTGTTGGGCTAGCTCGAGCCTGACTCCTGGCCAGGCCGATCTGATGACCAGGCTTACCTATTGCTTGCTATGATAACTTAGATTTTTAAAGTTGGGGATATTTAGAGGAGTTTGAAACTCATTCTCCTTGTTAGGATTCATGGTTGTTTCAAGACTTACTAGGGAAAGAGAAAACGACGACTAAACTTTCACCGATCTACCAACTATGTTATGCTTCTCAAAGCGCGAGGACTTTTAGAAGGTTgaaaatattcatttattttgctgttgctttttttattctttgtgaaaaaacaaaaaggaagatgaGTAGTTTTGTTGGGTCTAGTTGAGAGGTTTCAATTGCTCTCTCTAATTTGTTTAATAGTTACAAGAAATCATCATTGATACAATCTTTGTTCCGTGGACGACAACGACAATTTCTTCGCACTTAACAAAGGACTGCAATATTTTAATCTTGAATGAGATCATTTTTATATTCTATTAATATAAGAAGTACATCATCCTCAAGATCGGTTGATCACATCTCTATTTTATATGCACCAGACTTgtacatcatcatcatcatctgcgTCGTCAAGAAGCAACATTAGCTGGACGTGTAACGAGCACACAAGCGTCGAGCTTATTTGGACTTTGGATCTAAAACCAGTTTCAGCAAAGTAACTACGGTTGTCATCATATCCgttttgaatcagatattcgattgaatcaaacaaaaaaaaaatggatatcaATTAATATCTGATTGATTAAGAATCGGATcgaatcagatttggatttaagaaataacatccaatcAAACTCAGatgtatataaatatccaattggatttagatgtagattcagattcagatccatttaaattttattgttctcacattttggaaataatttcagtttaaaattgagattcatatgtaatttttcttcattcatattcaaatctgagtgtattaatatttgaagaaacaaataTATCCAGTTTGAATCCGATGTGCTGACATCCCTACTCACACTTGTCCCATGAACCTAAATTGAACCGATCAGTGGATCTGGATTTACTATTCGGTTCGTACATAGCTGATCAACCATCTATAAGTAATAAGATcattttcagattcagatccgaAGCTTGGATCTATCTAAGGTTCGAATCATGTGAAACTTGATCCTTTTTGGGGGCATATCCCAAATCCGGATCTAATTCATGAGGTAGGAGAATCGGAGATGGTGCTCACGACGTGGCAATGAACGGGCGGTGAAATAACTCGATTACTTAACTTTTTCCACTTTATATTTCGATTTTTCTTAGCCGTTGGATCTTGAGTGCCACTAATCAGCAGACTGACGACAGacgattaaaaaaaatgaaagaattaaaattataaGGGGCTACAGGGGAGAGGCCCGTGAACCAGCAGAGGATTTGATCGATCGCTGGCCGGCCATGGCTGCTCCGGCGTTATTCCTGTTCGTCCTGATCACCGTGGGATTCAACGTCTGCGCCGACGCCGGCAGAATCCGTCAGGTGGTGCCGCAGGCCGTCCACCCGGCCGAGGACGGAGCCGATTCCGGCGACGGGATGTTCTGCCCCAGCTGGCACTTCGCCGTCGAGACGAACGACGCCGGCTTCTGGGCGACCGTCCCTTCGAGGTGCGTAGGGTACGTCAAGCAGTACCTGACGGGTGGAAGGTACGAATCGGACTCCGCGATGGTGTCATTCAAGGCAGCAGAGTTCGCCCGGGGCGTGGAGATCGCCGGCGACGGTAAGGACGCTTGGGTCTTCGACATTGACGAGACGCTCCTCTCCAACCTGCCCTACTACGCTGCGAATGGCTTCGGGTAATCTCTCCCTCTAGCGAATAACGGAATATGCCCTGTGTAAACAGAGGGAAAGGATCTCCGGCGATCTCTCTGGAAAACCGGGAAAAAATCTCCACCGGGGGCGCCGCCTGTCGTTATCTCGAGTTCACTTATTTGCCTGTCTCGTGGTACTAAATCACAGAAATGCCCTTGTGCACCAACGGAGGCCACCGGTTTACCGAGGCTTTATCTTCCcggatttttcttttcccctctttctcGTGTGAGCCAGAGGAACAAAACCTCGCTGGATGGCCCAACAGGGTGCACATTTGCCCTTCTCTCGAACGGGGGAGATGAGTGGTTGCATTTCGTTTCCACTTATCATTGGTTATTAGACCTTCTTTCACTGAAACTCATGGTGTAGTTTGACACCAAGAATATTTTGTGAGTGTCCTTTCGATCTGCCCTGCCCCTAAGAAAACCATGGTAATTTATCTGTATAGGCTGCTTTTGTTGAAATGACTAGCAAATATGAAACTTTAAAGCGTGTGCATTTAATCGAATTGGGGATAAGGGATGAGTTCTCTCTCAGCAAGTAACCACGAGCGTGGCACTTTCCCCTTGTTCTATCCAAACACGCTAAATCTGGTTCATGTCTTCCCCAAATTCAGATCGGAGGCTTTTAATGAGGCAACTTTTGACGAATGGGCGGACGAAGGGATTGCACCAGCACTGCCGGAGAGTCTGAAGCTTTACAAAGTGCTCAAAAGTTTGGGATTTGAACTCTTCTTGTTGACGGGGCGCAGTGAGCCCCAGAGGAACGTCACAGTATCGAACCTCTTATTTGCTGGATATGACTCTTGGAACAGGCTGATCCTAAGGTACGTGCGCTCATAATACTATTGGCGTTTTACGTTGTT
Coding sequences:
- the LOC116249775 gene encoding acid phosphatase 1-like, with the translated sequence MAAPALFLFVLITVGFNVCADAGRIRQVVPQAVHPAEDGADSGDGMFCPSWHFAVETNDAGFWATVPSRCVGYVKQYLTGGRYESDSAMVSFKAAEFARGVEIAGDGKDAWVFDIDETLLSNLPYYAANGFGSEAFNEATFDEWADEGIAPALPESLKLYKVLKSLGFELFLLTGRSEPQRNVTVSNLLFAGYDSWNRLILRAKEDQGKPAILYKSERRLEMEKEGYRIHGSSGDQWSDLLGFAIATRSFKLPNPMYYIP